In a single window of the Carassius carassius chromosome 26, fCarCar2.1, whole genome shotgun sequence genome:
- the LOC132105542 gene encoding CSC1-like protein 1 — protein sequence MRMASTWWERLSVSVNNGTTPVDNGSCFSATQSTVLKGVNFGGVPIVLLIDFILFVLLLIVFTLIRRRLWDHGRLALVAETEGFRHATKRRYNRMTSSMSIEEPEYEKGCCSWINFIVNMDETSVQEKCGVDAVHYLSFQKHLVIMLLIICVLSIAIILPVNLSGNLLGNDPYSFGRTTIGNLKQGDTLLWLHTVFAVLYLMITVGLLRRHTSKMKGTKRDIARNTLFVRSVPTAASSETIKTHFMEAYPNCQVTDVNLCYDVAKLIDINRNRKRAEKNLQHYNKIFQRHGRRELINPRPCSHLCCCGCRCKGCEEVDAIEFYSSLVAALREEEDKLKNSEELHPLGMAFVSLQNEYMASYILKDFNALKCGGGARGVVGEVMGGGIRCGCGREPQPSSKSTELRVNKWKVNYAPHPYNIYWENLSINWWRWWLRFTLLNVALFLLLFFLTTPSIIITTMDKFNVTKPIYYLNSAVISQFFPTILLWTFSALLPTIVYYSTLGEAHWTRSSENMSMMYKLYIFLIFMVLILPSLGLTSLDLFFRQLFDTHSAVKLRFECVFLPDQGAFFVNYVIAAALVGSGMELLRLPGLLLYIVRLALAGSAAERKYVKQNQAYEFQYGAMYGWTLCVFTVIMAYSITCPVIVPFGLLYLLLKHLVDKHNLYFAYLPARLDRQVHLGAVNQALAAPIICLMWLYFFSVLRTGFKAATSLFTLVVLCVTIFICLSYTFFGHFKYLSPHNYNVKEEDKDADKGSQSSTVSVYLPKVLNPDASSESDECSIHHTYGTTDKSPPFLSTEEECPDSDI from the exons atgagg ATGGCCTCCACGTGGTGGGAGCGCCTCTCTGTGTCGGTGAATAATGGCACAACCCCTGTGGACAACGGCAGCTGTTTCAGTGCCACACAGAGCACCGTGCTGAAGGGGGTGAATTTCGGAGGAGTGCCCATCGTTCTGCTGATCGACTTCATACTCTTCGTG TTGCTGCTGATAGTCTTCACTCTAATCAGAAGGAGACTGTGGGATCATGGGAGACTCGCTCTTGTCGCAGAGACTGAAGG GTTCAGACATGCTACTAAACGCCGTTACAACAGAATGACGTCATCCATGTCCATTGAGGAGCCCGAATATGAGAAG GGGTGCTGCTCCTGGATCAACTTTATTGTCAATATGGA tgAGACTTCGGTCCAGGAGAAATGTGGGGTGGATGCAGTACATTATCTGTCATTTCAGAAGCACCTAGTCATCATGCTCTTGATCATCTGTGTGCTGTCCATCGCCATCATCCTGCCGGTCAATCTATCCGGCAACCTGCTAg GCAATGATCCCTACAGTTTCGGGAGAACAACCATAGGGAATCTTAAGCAGGG TGATACACTTCTTTGGCTGCACACAGTATTTGCAGTTCTGTATCTTATGATCACGGTGGGCCTGCTGAGACGACACACCTCTAAAATGAAGGGAACCAAGAGAGACATA GCCAGAAACACCCTGTTTGTGAGGTCTGTACCCACTGCTGCTAGTAGTGAGACTATAAAAACTCACTTCAT GGAGGCGTACCCTAACTGTCAAGTGACTGATGTTAACTTGTGTTATGATGTTGCCAAACTGATTGATATAAACAGAAACAG aAAACGGGCAGAAAAAAACCTGCAGCATTACAATAAGATATTCCAGCGCCATGGACGTCGTGAGCTCATCAACCCGCGCCCATGCAGCCACCTGTGCTGCTGCGGCTGCCGCTGTAAGGGCTGTGAAGAG GTTGATGCTATAGAGTTCTACAGCTCACTGGTGGCTGCTCTGCGTGAGGAAGAAGATAAACTGAAGAATAGTGAAGAACTGCATCCTCTGGGCATGGCATTTGTCTCTCTGCAAAATGAGTACATGGCCAGTTA TATTCTGAAAGATTTCAATGCCCTGAAGTGTGGAGGCGGGGCAAGGGGCGTGGTCGGAGAAGTAATGGGCGGGGGAATCAGGTGTGGGTGTGGCCGAGAGCCTCAGCCGTCCTCTAAGAGCACAGAACTTAGAGTGAACAAATGGAAAGTGAATTACGCTCCTCACCCGTATAATATCTACTG GGAGAATTTGTCAATAAATTGGTGGCGTTGGTGGCTACGCTTTACGCTGCTAAATGTAgccctctttctcctcctcttcttcctcacaACGCcctccatcatcatcaccaccatggACAAATTTAATGTCACCAAGCCCATTTACTATCTGAAC AGTGCTGTTATCAGTCAATTCTTCCCCACTATTCTGCTGTGGACCTTCTCGGCCCTGTTGCCCACCATAGTATATTACTCTACACTGGGGGAGGCCCACTGGACCAG gtCCAGCGAAAATATGAGCATGATGTACAAGCTCTACATCTTCCTGATCTTCATGGTGTTGATTTTGCCCTCACTGGGCCTCACCAG TCTAGACTTGTTTTTCCGCCAGTTGTTTGATACGCATTCAGCGGTGAAGCTGAGGTTTGA GTGTGTGTTTTTACCTGATCAGGGGGCGTTCTTTGTAAATTACGTGATCGCGGCGGCTCTGGTGGGCTCTGGCATGGAGCTGCTGCGGTTGCCAGGGTTACTGCTCTACATTGTGCGTCTGGCACTCGCAGGTTCGGCTGCTGAGAGGAAATATGTTAAACAG AATCAGGCGTATGAGTTTCAGTACGGAGCGATGTACGGATggactctgtgtgtgttcacggtcATTATGGCGTACAGCATCACCTGTCCTGTCATCGTTCCCTTCG GTTTGCTGTACCTGCTGCTGAAACACCTGGTGGACAAACACAACCTGTACTTCGCGTACCTGCCCGCCCGCCTCGATCGGCAGGTTCACCTGGGAGCTGTCAATCAAGCGCTGGCTGCACCAATCATATGCCTGATGTGGCTTTATTTCTTCTCTGTGCTCAGAACAG GCTTCAAGGCAGCTACGTCACTGTTCACTTTAGTGGTTCTCTGTGTGACCATCTTTATCTGTTTAAGTTACACCTTCTTTGGACACTTCAAATACCTCAGCCCGCACAACTACAAT GTTAAGGAGGAAGATAAAGACGCAGATAAAGGTTCACAGAGCTCAACTGTATCG gTGTATCTTCCTAAAGTTTTGAACCCAGATGCATCATCTGAATCTGATGAATGCAGCATTCACCATACATACGGCACCACCGACAAAAGTCCGCCCTTCCTCAGCACCGAGGAAGAGTGTCCAGATTCGGATATCTAA